attgttatataataaagaagtcttggacttttatccagtgtctggagtggtacctgagggtccgagaggtggacaaagggaaTATCTGCTacatctgacatgaactgtcaactgtgggaccttatatagacaggtgtgtgcctttccaaatcatgtccaatcaactgaatttaccacaggtggactccaattaagctgcagaaacatctcaaggatgatcaggggaagcaggatgcacttgagctcaattttgagcttcatgacaaaggctgtgaatacttatgtacatgtgctttctcaatttttttatttttaataaatttgcaaaaacctcaagtaaacttttttcacgttgttattatggggcgttgtgtgtagaattcggaaatgtggaaaaagtgatgcgctgtgaatactttccggatgcactgtatagtcaGAGTTGTGCAGCTCAACACCATCacataagaaaaaagtaaaagaataaatCATTTTGATCCTCTAATTCCTTGTATAAAGTCACTTACTCCATATGCAGGAGAGTATGATGCCTGTAGCAATAAGTGCAAGAAAGAATAACATGACTTCTTCATCCACTTAAAAAATCTGAACAAAGTAGATACTCCTTATTGTCATGTTTAGGCAAAACATTGTATATTTCtggtcatttatatttattaggtAATGATTAGTGAGTGGCAAAACAACTCATGCAAAAAATTAACTCATAATGAATCTCTGTGTtttcctttgaaaaaaaaatctgtaaaataaattacattttcttctctgtgaaatgcatgccatttaacaagaagaaaggcatttaTTTCCTGCTGGGCATCATTTATATGCATTAATGTGTTTGccagtcatttagtatttaaatagaaAACTCTAGTGTGAAAAAAATCACTGTAATTATTTCATGTCAGGTTTGAAGGTTTCATTTTTCTCTtaggcaataaataaataaataaataaaggggcaATAGGCACACTTTGCTGAGACAAAGTGAAAAGGCAACTTTCCTGAttaattctgttacaggttattgtgTTGGCTGCCTACATAAATATGTACCTGTCTGCAAAAGAGTTACCtgcttttaaaatcaaattactttgattggtatctcatcTACATATAATACTGTGATACAGGAATGCCTGCTTCTTTTGAAAATTAACGTGTTCCAGGAACATTGGTTTTtaatcagcatacagtggtacagtatatgtacttcttgatagctgacaacaatgctcttttttaaccaatgaaaatgtgtttacactattgatAACATTGGGAAATAGAACGTACCATTGTTTAATTGATCGTTGTGTTGATCTAAGTAGTGGGTGATGTTTGGATGGTGTGATGAGAGACAGCACGAGCAGAAGGGATGGAGTGTGTCCAAAGGATGGTGTCAGAGGACAGACAGTGTAGTAGGGAGACTGTCCACcgagaaaaaatgaattatttttttgtcacTAGGACTGAGCGCAGGGCCTTGCAGGCAGATGATGGTATGTGCCTGACAGGACGCAAGGCACACAGACAGTGACACCTATCTCAagggagaaagagaaagtttCACCAGAGAGGTGCTGGGTTCAATGAGAAAGAACCAAGTGAAGCCGGTGGACAAAAAGCAAGACTTCTGTTGGAAAAACAGCATTCAGCAAACAGAGTGTTTCAGTGGGATAGTTGGAAGATGAATTGTCCTGGTAACACAGCACCTATGTTCTCTGCTGTGATGTGAATGAAAATGGCAAAGAGAACTAATTTTACTAGTATGAAAGGGTGAAatgatgaccaaaaaaaaaaaaaaaatcactgtttgtTGTCAacaagctgaaaaaaaataaagatacataCACTCATTCATATTGCAGCATTTTATGTTCAGTAAAGCCTGTTGCTGCAAATGTAAATATTTCGGTTTATTTAAGAAACTGCTTTTTGTCTCCTCCATAGTTTGCTAATCACACACTTCTTCATCAAGTTTTCTAGCCAGCCTTGCCAAAGTCCTTATCTCTAAACTGATTTGCCAAGACACGGAAAACTACCAATGTCCTTTGAAAGTTTTGCATTTCTCATCTTTGTTCTTAAtcccattttaattcatttttcttgcACATTCAGCCTTAACTCAGAAAGAAATAACACACTCAAGATCCCTTTATGTTGAGATTCTCCTTCTCACTCCAGTTCTCCCCCTCATTacctttttttgtacttttcccTTATGCCTTCACCAACCAACTAAAATTAGGGAACTGAAACCTATGTTTTAATATCCAGTTCTCAGTATTTATTCTGCCTCAGGCTATCATCCAAAGCCTAAATACTGTACGTATCATCTTAGGGAATTTTATCTTCAACAATGTTCTTAATGTTCTACTGAAAATAAGTTCCTTATTGAGGATGCAGAACTAAATATGTTTAATGCCATAGTGAGTTCAAAGGatttctgtctgtatacttgtaatACTTATCTGTACAATAAGAATTTTAGTAGAATCAATGAAAGGATCACATACAGTAACATAGCAATCAATACCATGAAAATAGAATTATAGAATTACTtcatcgctcagtttagatggccggtcagctctaggaagagtcctggtggtttcgaacttcttccacttacagatgatggaggccactgtgctcattgggaccttcaaagcagcagaaagttttctgtaaccttccccagatttgtgcctcgtgaCAATCCtgtcacagaggtctacagacaattccttgcAATACCAGCAGCCTTCTATGATTCTAGTTACTGTAAAGACCAACAAAATGCCAAACAAAAATCAGCAATGAAGTGAAAGTTCATGTGTGTGCAGCTTCCTAAAATGAGAGTCAAAAATCACCACCAAGAAGTTTCTTAAGACACTGAGAATCACAGAAGCTGTTTCTGTCTGTCAAGGTGTTTTGACAGAAGGTAATAATAATTTTAGATAATGTCCAAATTaatagagcattagaacaatctagacgagaacagtccattctgcccaacaaagcttgccagtcctacccacttaattcttctaaaataaaatagttttaaaattccTAAAGCCCTACTGTGTACCACACTGCTTTgtagcttatttcatgtgtctgtggtgaACAGACcataataatctaaaatattaaTATCCAGTAATTTTCAAAATGTACTAGTTTCTCTTAATGTAAACCAAGCATGTAGCTCATATACAGTAGCAGTTTCAGGCATGCAATATTTAAAGGAGTAGTTCTATTCGTACCATATGGTCTGTTATGCTTTAATCTAGACATATGAAGGAAAGATTATAGCATAAAAATATCTGGATGTTGCAAGCTATTACTACTACTGTTTAAGAATAAGAACAACAGCTTCAAATactcttttgtgaaataaaaacattttgttagaCTATAATAGAAAAAACATTCAGTGAAGACTCAGTGGTCATAATATGtaataaagtgaaaaattaatgtcaacccacaaaaactgaaaacattcatttttttttagcagGATTTGATTTAATATTACTTGGAATGTAAAAAATTGGCATGCCTTTCACATCCTGGTCCAAAAGCAAAAATTGAcacaatttcaaatattttttgttgtatttggaGGTGCAAAACCTTGTGCATAatcaaatgagaaaaaagaaaattattttaatccCCTAATCTATTTTCCAAACTCTTGACTTATTCTGGCAGCAATTATATAAGAACTCATGTACTCACACTattataatatatccatccatccatccatccatccattgtctcccgcttatctgaggtcgggtcgcgggggcagcagcttgagcagagatgcccagacttccctctccccggccacttcttctagctcttccgggagaatcccaaggcgttcccaggccagtcgagagacatagtccctccagcgtgtccaggatctcgctaccaaccctgagagggcactccacccttttctggctgaggaccatggtctcggatttggaggtgctgattctcatcccagccgcttcacactcgaacagcagttcggagtacccaccctttttggagtccctggagggtgtgctagagggcataccttctgggaactccctcgttctgctgggagacttcaatgctcacgtgggcaatgacagtgagacctggaagggcgtgattgggaggaatggccccccccaatctgaacccgagcggtgttttgttattggacttctgtgctcgtcacggattgtccataacgaacaccatgttcaagcataggggtgttcatatgtgcacttggcaccaggacaccctaggcctcagttcgatgatcgactttgtggtcgtgtcgtcggacttgcggccatatgtcttggacactcgggtgaagagaggggcggagctgtcaactgatcaccacctggtggtgagttggcttcgatggtgggggaggatgccggtcaggcgtggtaggcccaaacgtgttgtgagggtctgctgggaacgtctggcagagccccttgtcaaaagtagcttcaactcccacctccggcagaacttcgaccacatcccgagggaggtgggggacattgagtccgaatgggccatgttccgtgcctctattgttgaggcagctgaccggagctgtggccgtaaggtggtcggtgcctgtcgtggtggcaatccccgaacccgttggtggactccggcggtgaaggatgccgtcaagctgaagaaggagtcctacaggacccttttgtcctgtgggaccctggaggcagctgataggtaccggcaggccaagcggaatgcggctttggtggttgctgagtcaaaaactcgggcgtgggaggagtttggggaggccatggagaacgactttcggacggcttcgaggagattctggtccaccatccggcgtgtcaggaaggggaagcagtgcagtgtcaacactgtaaatggtggggatggtgcgttgCTGacttcgactcgggacgttgtgggtaggtggggggagtacttcaaagacctcctcaatcccattaacatgccttccaatgaggaagcagagcctggggactcagaggtgggctcccccatctctgggactgaggtcactgaggtggtcaaaaaactccttggtggcagggccccgggggtggatgagatacgcccggagttcctcaaggctctggatgttgtaggactgtcttggctgacacgcctctgcaacatcgcatggacatcagggacagtgcctctggattggcagaccggggtggtggtccccctctttaagaagggggatcggagggtgtgttccaactacagagggatcacactcctcagcctccctggaaaagtctattcaggggtcctggagaggagggtccatcggatagtcgagcctcggattcaggaggaacagtgtggttttcgtcctggtcgcagaacagtggaccagctctatacccttagcagggtcctggagggtgcatgggagtttgcccaaccagtctacatgtgttttgtggacttggaaaaggcattcgaccgtgtccctcggggaatcctgtggggggtactccgagagtatggggtaccggcccccctgataagggctgtttggtccctgtacgatcggtgccagagcttggtccgcattgccggcagtaagtcaaacccgtttccagtgagagttggactccgccagggctgccctttgtcaccgattctgttcataacttttatggacagaatttctaggcgcagccagggcgttgagggggtccggtttggtgggctcaggattgggtcactgctttttgcagatgatgttgtcctgtttgcttcatcaggccgtgatctccagctctctctggatcggttcgcactaatataatataatataatataatataatataatataatataatataatataatataatataatataatataatatattttccataCATGTTCAAACCCATTACATCTCTTCCCTTTAAGGTTGCTAGAGTCAAAGCTTGTACTAACATCTtctagcacaaggcaggaatggaAACTAAATATGATACCAGTTTAttgctgaataaaaaataataatcttcatctttattattaaaagtagTTGAAGATTTTTGTATTATCATGCTTGAATTAATAATACTAGGATTACAAACGATAGGATAGAATTGCAAAGTGGTATAATAATTAGTTCTTAGTTCAAATCCTGTGCCTGTATGTTTATTACTTGGATGTTCTTCCAGGTACtcctttttttctcccacatcttgaAAGATGTGTATATTATAAGATTTCAAACTGGCCTTGTGTTTGTACTTACTTTTGCATTTGTTTGCCCTATAAAGGACTGCCATCTGAATTAACCTGAATTAGGCATGATTGAAAATTTGGTTATTATTAATAGATTAATTATCTATATTCTTCATGCATTAATGAGTAAATCACATGTGTGAGCTCAATTTGCCAGAGTATTGGATTATCACAAAGAGCTCTTCGTTTCTTACTTTTTGTTATCTCACAACAGCATAAAGTACAAGCATAAACTTATcttacatacagtaagtgtgcattatttatttctctcgtgttacttattcattattaattgctatgtaattttaatttgcttttctttgtaactatttctttgacatcttgtgaagcactttgagctacatctagTGCATGATTCATATACTgcgaaaataaatgttgtttttgttacttGAATGTAACCAAGATTAAGATATTGGTGAGAAGCAGCGACATCTGGGAGAGGCTCTGAGTAGAAACACTGACCCTCTGCACTGAAAGATGCCAATTGAGgcggtttgggcatctgatatggatgcctcctggacgcctgtGTAGGTTTTACAGACACGACCTGttgggaggagaccccaggggAAGACTCAGGGCaagctgggaggattatatctcccagatggccttagGACACCctgggatcccacagtataaTTTGGCAAGTGTGCTTGGTGAAAAGGATGTTTTGGCTTCATTCCTAAGACTGTTGCCCCAATGACTCGGCTTTGGATAAGCaggggaaaatgaatgaatgttactgatccatttctattctgtttctcctctTGGCATCCCTGCTATCCTACTTTAGCAGGCCACAATGTATCCTACATTACCAGTCTTTACCATGTTACTCATTACTTTGGCTCCTATAGTGACTGAGAAAATTGGCATTCAGCAGTCACTTCAATTTGTAAATTTTTGATTTTCAGCATATGTGTAGGAAAATGTAGAAGTCTAGGTTGTGAAGTGGAATGCACAGTCATTCCGCTAAGCCTTTGGTTATCAAACCTGTGACTTTACTTGTAAATGACCACAGGACTTTCAAGATGTATTTTCTGCTGATATGCTATTTTGTGGAATTTTAGTTTTTTCCACCATTGTCAGTGGCCATATCTCAATAATTTCATTAAtggatttttatatttgtatgctTTTGGTTACCTTAAACCACTTTGATTCATACCTGTTTTATGATTTGTTCACTTTAGTTAAGTGAAGCGAACTATACAATTTGAACAGTCTTTGTaatgaataatgaaaacaaagtaaCTACTATATGTGTTGGGACCAGTTGTATTAATAAGTGTGTTATATCAGTAGAAGTACCCAAGAACTATTAATTCTGACCATCACAGGTGAAAGAATGCAAGAAAAAGTGGAAATTATAAGGTTGTGACCTCACAAAGCATATGGACATGGTCATGGGAGGAGGGTAGACCGATCCAAATTATCCTCTCTAATTTTGAAAATACTTTAACTAGAGTCTATTACTGCAGAGGTCAACAAATAAATGCCTATGAATTTAATCACATGTGTTTAAACTGAGGAAAGTAAATTATACACAGCAAATCTGTACACATACTGGGCAAACTAAACACAGAAACTTCCCACCTAGGGAGTTAAAGCAGGGGCCATGAATCTGCAAAATGAGGTGTGGTGCTCTTGTACAACAAGAGTTTTCATcagaaatgtgaaaaattaaatcAAGGAATCGGAGTGAGTGCAGGCATTGTCAATTCACAAAGTCCTTCTTGGGCATGTCCTCTGAAAAGTGGTGTTCATTCAGAATCATTCTGTGCCTTTTTTAACcacctcatcttttctgtttgaAACACATCATTTCTGCTGGATTTGGTTTAAATACACATCTGTATTTAGCTGTATATCTCATTTAAATTCCCTGCATTCATAATGTCCACCTCATGTTCTTTTCatcatcattttgtgttttggcttCATTGACTCTGTCTCAGCCACATACCCCATTAAATTCCAGACCCAGTTTGCGTAAAGTTTCACTTTACATGCCAAAAAGAATCTTTTAAAAGTCAGTTTCGGGACCATTCTCAGCAAATCTTTTTATGCACACCTTACcattaaataatatattcaaaTTTGACATATGTGCTAAAAAGattaaagaaacacacacactccTGGATAACATCAATTTTTCTAATAAAATCTTTTCTGTAAACTGAATGCAAGGAACGCAGATGAGTACATAAGATAATGTTTGATGAGAGATTTGTTGAAATCAAAAACAGCATTTGTCTATCTCATTAACCTTTCCTTTCTggttaattttattcatttgcaTATGCAACAGTTGagattttgttatatatttcataccagtttttttttttttcatttgatcaattttaaaatgttcttaaataatttaaaaatatttgtaaacttATGAAAAATGTCTTAAGATATAATTATAAAAAGTctgcaaaagtaaataaaaaaataaataattttataaaggtaaatataacactataataataataataagaagaagaacaagaggaATTTATTGATGAGATTAAAGCCATATCTTCACATCAGACAACAACACTAAAGCAACTCCTAGTAAACTGGCAATCTCATATAACCACAGCTCAGGCATGGCCACATTGTGTGCTCATTGAGGATTTAGTATaacagtcattgtctaacctgccTAGTCCTAAAACAGGGTCTcgaaggtctgctggagcctttcccagctagTCTCAGCCAGTCCTTCACATGGTAAACACACATATACTCTCAAACACCCCAACCAcatattagggacaatttaggatcaacaATTCACTTatcctgcatgtccttggacagtgggaggaaaccaaagcacccagaggaaaaccacacagacatgaccagaacatgcaaattccacgcaggtaggacccgggacaaaaccccagtctccttactgcctCTAATCCTCAGCAAAGATGTAAAAcgttcctttcttttcttaacCTCTGACTATGAAGCACTTTACATGTGTACTGCACCTACAATGaaccaattattttaaaaaactttatttgatttaataaaaagaatgttacaataaatacaaaacattggtaaattcaaattttaaaaaattgtcaatTTAACACACAGTATTTTTCGTGCCTTACATCAGAGACcttttcttaaaaacaaaatttttcatttcaatattttcttaaaaaaaagataaacacaaCTATGGTTTAGTGGTTCACAGAGAATAAATTCATTATTGAGGATTCAGGGCTACATATTTTTAATGACATAATGAGTTTAGCAGATTTCTGAAACCAAGGATAAAACAAGGCGTATATAATTGGGTTCATGCCAGAGTTTAAATATGCTAGCCATATAAAACTATTAATAATTGCATCAGATACAACCACATCAGTATATGCATTAATAATTGCACACAAATAGAAAGGCACCCAAAAGAGAAGAAACACAGATATTACAATTCCTAATGTTTTGGCagcttttctttcagattttttaGGTATTTTGTTTTGGTCTGCATCTTTTACAAATATATGCTGATTTGCCAAGTTCATTACTTTTGAATGTCTCCTCGCAACCATGAAAACTtttgcatacagacatacaattaCAGTACAAGGAAGAATAAAACTTACAATAAGGTCCACTATTCCCCAGGCATCAGTATACAACCCTACACACTCACCAAGACAAGCAGAACCATCATCACGGCTCAAATAATGTcccttgaaaaataaaattgcccATGCATATAATATTGATGATATCCAACTAGTTGTAATGCTTAGCTGTACAAGAGGAATTGTAATCTTAGTACCATAAAGCAAAGGATCACACACAGCAACATAGCGATCAATAGCAATAAACACCATATTGCTGACAGAAACTGAGGTCAGCAGAAAGCCAAATAaagcatgaaaataacaaaaagtgtccccaaaataccagcaaccTTCAATGATCTGAATTGTTTTTAGGGGCATCAAAAAAATGCCAACCAAAAAATCTGCAGCTGCAAGTGAAAGTACAATGAGGTTGCTTGGTGTGTGAAGCTGCCTAAAATGAGAGACAGAAATGACCACCAGTATGTTTCCTAAGATGGTTAGCATCACAGAAGCTGCTGAGCAGACATACAACATCACATACATCTCTTTTGTTCTTGTCTCCCTCAGGCAAGAGATGTTTTCAAGAGGGTAGCAGTACTGTTGAGCAGACTTCAAATTATTAATATCCATCATTTTGCAATGTTTTGCTTCTGTCATTAAATGTTTACAGCAGTGTCAGCTAAGCAATATTTATAAAGAGatcaaaacacatacaaataCCACACTCCTCAGGGATCAATTATGTTTTGAAATTATCTGAAAGCACACGGGGATGATGCAAATTTTGAATAGAGTTGTTTAGGAAGAATTGTTGTGGGGAATTGGGGGAGTTAACAGGAAGGAAAAGAAATCATTTCTTAATTTGActacaattaaaagaatatttaaacaaaaactctCCAATCAAAATAACAGACTGAATAAGAATGATACTCTACTGGAAAAaattataaactttattttttgctttttattattgagCATAGGCTGTTTCATTGAATGCTGCATAGAATCTCAAAACTCAACAAAACATTTCACTGTTATTTGCTGTTTGTCTCTCAACATTGCAAACCAAAAAATGTATTGAATCCAATTTTTTTATACTGCATATATTTAAAAGTGTGAAGCTCAAAACCATCACAAGAGTAAAGTAAAAGAATAAATCATTTTGATCCTCTAATTCATTGAATAAAGTTACTTTGACCAGTACTGGGGTGTAGGATGCCTACAGCATTACGTGCAAGAAAGTACCAATCCTGACAATGACATTGTACACTACAGTGAACATCCACTCATTTATCCATGGGACGGAGCACATCCTTATAGCATCAGGTATATGTTAAGAAGCAGGAATATGTCTCTCTGTTGTAGGACATAATAATGCACACCCACCAACACAAGAAAAGCTCTCTCTGTAGGATTGTTTTCCGCCTCATGTCCTGTGCTGCTAAGATAAATTCTGGGTCTCTGATATCCACATTTGGAttaagtgaattgagaaaatcgATGAATGGTATGATCGGTATATTATATTTTTGGTTTAGAATCTGTAGCATAATGTCTCATCAAGATAGTGAACAGATTTATCACAAATGCTTCTTGAAAATGTACATCTATTACAACACTTGTTACTTGATTTCTCTATTTTGAACTGTTGCTCTCAATGGTCTGCTTTTATAAGAAGATTTTAAGTTCACACATATAACAATGATAATTAATGTGGGATGCTTGGAAAGTCAGAAGGAGActactaaatttaattttaaatcatataGATAGCTGGTCTAGTTTAACCAGATCAAGGAATTTGTGATTAttgtgtttgttctgtttcagaacTCTGGCAGCAGCATTTTTGGTCTTGTTatagttctttgattttactgtttATCAGATCATCACCAAAATATTATTGATACATTTAAAGCCACAGGTTCTTCTTGTACACATAAaaactggtgactttaaaattagcCTTGTAACAGAATG
The sequence above is drawn from the Erpetoichthys calabaricus chromosome 3, fErpCal1.3, whole genome shotgun sequence genome and encodes:
- the LOC114649444 gene encoding trace amine-associated receptor 13c-like → MYVMLYVCSAASVMLTILGNILVVISVSHFRQLHTPSNLIVLSLAAADFLVGIFLMPLKTIQIIEGCWYFGDTFCYFHALFGFLLTSVSVSNMVFIAIDRYVAVCDPLLYGTKITIPLVQLSITTSWISSILYAWAILFFKGHYLSRDDGSACLGECVGLYTDAWGIVDLIVSFILPCTVIVCLYAKVFMVARRHSKVMNLANQHIFVKDADQNKIPKKSERKAAKTLGIVISVFLLFWVPFYLCAIINAYTDVVVSDAIINSFIWLAYLNSGMNPIIYALFYPWFQKSAKLIMSLKICSPESSIMNLFSVNH